DNA from Paraburkholderia sp. ZP32-5:
GCGGGTCGACGCGCGCGTATGCGCTCAGCGTGGTGTCGGCGAAACGATCGACGCCGTCGATCAGCCGCATGCTGCCGCGATGCGGGATGATCGCGTCGATCGGCTGTCGCACGAGTTGCTCGTCGCTGAGCAGCTCGATGCCGGCTTGTCCGGCAACGGGTTGCGAAGTCGTCATAGGCGTCATCGGGCGAGAATCAGGCTGACATTGCTGCCGCCGAACGCAAACGAATTGCTCATCGCGTACTGCGTGCCGGCGCCGCGCGGCAGATAACGCGCGTGCTGCACGAGGTCGAGCGCGGGCAGCCCGGGATCGGCTTCGCCGTCCCACAGATGCGGCGGCAAGCTCACGTCGTCGCGCGCCAGTGTCAGCCACGCGAAGCCGAGTTCGGTCGCGCCGGCGGCGCCGAGCTGATGGCCGGTCAGCGGCTTGGTCCCGCTCGCGGCTACGCCTTCGGGAAACACGCGTGCCATCAGGTTCGCCTCCATCTCGTCGTTCTTCTGCGTGGCCGTCGCATGCAGGTTCACATAGCCAAGCGCCGACGCCGCGATGCCGGCATCCGCCAGCGCCCCGGTCAGGGCAAGCTCGCCGCCGACGCCCCGCGGATCCGGTGCCGAAATATGATGCGCATCGCTCGATTCGCCGAGGCCCGCGAGCCGCACCGGCGCTTCGTCGCGGCTCATCAGGAACACCGCCGCGCCCTCGCCGACGTTGATGCCGCAACGATTGCGGCTCATCGGATTGGTGCGCACGCTGCTGGTCGATTCAAGCGACGCGAAACCCTGCACTGTCAATTCGCATAGTGAATCGACACCACCCACGACGATCGCGTCGGCGAGTTGCAATTGCAGGAGCCGGCGCGCCGACGCGAATGCCTTCGCACTCGACGTGCACGCGGTCGAGATCGTGAACGCCGGTCCTTGCACACCGAGCGCGGCAGCCGCGAACGGCGCGGCGGTCCCGATTTCCATTTGCCGGTAGTTGAAGTTGTCCGGCAGCTCGCCCGCCTGCGCGTAATAGACGAACGCGGTCTCGGCCGCCTCGATGCCCGACGTGCTGGTGCCGAGCACCACGCCGATGCGCGCTGAACCGTAGCGCTCGCGCGCGGCCTCGATCGCCGGCGCGATCTGCGCGAGTGCCGCGAGCAGCAGACGGTTGTTGCGGCAGTCATAGCGCGCGAGGTCCGCGCGCGGCGCAAGATCGAGCGGCGCCAGCACGCTGCCGACGAACGCCTCGCCGATACCGGTCGGCACGCTGCCCATGCCGGGAGCGCGCGCGGCCGCAAGCGCCGGCACGATCTCGTCGAGATGGCCGCCGAGCGCGTTGATCATGCCGAGCGCGTGCAAATAAACTGATGGCGCTTTCATCCCGCCCTCCGTGATTCCGACGACGCTTGTTGCGACCTGCGCGCCGTTGACTTCTTTTCCGCCGGCTTGCCCACGGCCGGCATGCCGATCGGTGCGAGCAGCACCGCGACCGCGATGCCGAGTGCGAGCGTCGTGCCGAAGCTGCGCAGCGCGGGCATCCCGCTCATACCGAGCATGCCGAACGACAATAACGTAGTGGCCGCGGACAGCAGCACGCCCGTCCACACCGCGCCGATATCCGCCTCCGCGCGCAGACAGCCTTCGCGCAGAAACACCGCATAATTCGCGCCGACGCCGAGCACCAGCATCAGCGCAAGCCAGTTGAACAGATTGAGCGGCACGCCCGCGTAACCGAACACCGCAAGGGCGACGCCGGCCGCAAGCAGCACGGGCAGCGTGGTCGCGATGCCGCCGGCCAGCCGATAGCGCAACGTCAGCAGCGCGAATACCAACACGAGCGCCGCTCCCAACCACCAGCCGCTATCGACGCGATACGCGCCGAATAGCCTGGACACGCTCGCGGCCTTATCGACGAACACGATGCCGGGCTTGCCGTGCGCGAGCGCGATCAGCGCTGGCTCGTTGCGCGGCGTCACCCCTTGCGGAATCACGATGGCGGCGTAACGCCGCTCATGTAACTCGCCCGCTCCGTCCCGTTCATTCGACTCCACCGCGCCGAGCCATAAATGCCGGTACGGCTGCGACCACGGCGCCGAGAGCCAGCGCTCGACAGTCAACGGCGCTTGCGATTGCGCATAGGCGGCAAGCCACGCATCGGCGACTTCGTCCTTGAAGCCCGTTTTCAGCAATGTCGCTCGCAATGCGGTGGGATCATTGAACACGTGCCGCGCGAGCAGCGCGTGGTCGTCGCTTTGGCGCTGCGCGGACGGCACGAACTGCGCGACCGACTGATAGCCGGCGAGACGATTCGCGCCGCCGTTCAACGCATCGAGTTGCG
Protein-coding regions in this window:
- a CDS encoding beta-ketoacyl-[acyl-carrier-protein] synthase family protein gives rise to the protein MKAPSVYLHALGMINALGGHLDEIVPALAAARAPGMGSVPTGIGEAFVGSVLAPLDLAPRADLARYDCRNNRLLLAALAQIAPAIEAARERYGSARIGVVLGTSTSGIEAAETAFVYYAQAGELPDNFNYRQMEIGTAAPFAAAALGVQGPAFTISTACTSSAKAFASARRLLQLQLADAIVVGGVDSLCELTVQGFASLESTSSVRTNPMSRNRCGINVGEGAAVFLMSRDEAPVRLAGLGESSDAHHISAPDPRGVGGELALTGALADAGIAASALGYVNLHATATQKNDEMEANLMARVFPEGVAASGTKPLTGHQLGAAGATELGFAWLTLARDDVSLPPHLWDGEADPGLPALDLVQHARYLPRGAGTQYAMSNSFAFGGSNVSLILAR